A single Phoenix dactylifera cultivar Barhee BC4 chromosome 1, palm_55x_up_171113_PBpolish2nd_filt_p, whole genome shotgun sequence DNA region contains:
- the LOC103713792 gene encoding uncharacterized protein LOC103713792, whose product MGSSEEERLVQMVQDFIESDAPSMPNPIPSSSQAISLHQHTCLLLERILGSATDAEMEIFDKALKYVRKMGDEKKQSSVKKRLMMKLRMDGYQASLCRSSWVSTLECPGGDYEYIDIVMAEENGASCRLIVDIDFRSQFELARPTSAYIQLSNILPPIFVAKEEKLKKVVSLLCSAAQQSLKERGLHIPPWRKSSYMHSKWLSCCHKASTIPFPNALSPTKKDLIQKGRDASSQANDDRGSRPKGTQGSGLSSQFSELSINCC is encoded by the exons ATGGGTAGCTCGGAAGAAGAGAGGCTGGTCCAAATGGTCCAAGACTTCATTGAATCAGACGCACCATCAATGCCCAACCCCATTCCATCCTCCTCGCAGGCCATTTCGCTCCACCAGCACACATGCCTCCTCCTAGAG AGGATACTTGGGAGTGCTACAGATGCTGAGATGGAGATTTTTGATAAGGCCTTAAAATATGTGAGAAAGATGGGAGATGAGAAGAAGCAGAGTAGTGTAAAGAAGAGGCTAATGATGAAATTGAGGATGGATGGTTATCAGGCTTCCCTATGTAGATCTTCTTGGGTTTCAACCTTGGAGTGTCCTGGAG GGGATTATGAGTATATAGACATTGTGATGGCAGAGGAGAATGGTGCCTCATGCAGGCTAATAGTAGACATAGATTTCAGGTCCCAGTTTGAACTGGCCAGACCCACCTCAGCCTACATCCAGCTCTCCAACATCCTCCCCCCAATCTTCGTTGCCAAAGAAGAGAAGCTTAAGAAGGTGGTCTCCCTCCTATGCTCAGCTGCACAGCAGTCTCTCAAAGAAAGGGGCCTCCACATCCCTCCATGGAGGAAGTCAAGCTACATGCATTCCAAATGGCTCTCTTGCTGCCACAAAGCCTCCACCATCCCCTTCCCCAACGCTTTATCACCCACCAAGAAGGATTTGATCCAGAAAGGAAGGGATGCCTCCTCCCAAGCCAACGACGACAGGGGCAGCAGGCCTAAAGGAACACAGGGGTCTGGCCTCTCAAGCCAGTTCTCTGAACTCAGTATAAATTGTTGCTGA
- the LOC103713793 gene encoding pterocarpan synthase 1-like produces the protein MASFSPNFSPSLPIVLLLLLLLLTPSIAEDGFEMGEEIKTHLHFFFHDIVTGPRPTAMRVAESTITNTSPTGFGAVMMMDDPLTEGPEADSKLVGHAQGMYATASLDELGHLLMAMNLAFVDGEFNGSTITVMGRNSVFDDVREMPVVGGSGKFRFARGYALAKTHTLEMLTGNAVVEYDVYVLHH, from the coding sequence ATGGCCTCATTCTCTCCAAACTTCTCTCCCTCGCTCCccatcgtcctcctcctcctcctcctcctcctcactcCATCCATTGCCGAGGATGGCTTTGAGATGGGCGAGGAGATCAAGACACACCTGCACTTCTTCTTTCATGACATCGTGACCGGGCCGAGGCCGACCGCGATGAGGGTCGCAGAAtccacaatcacaaacacgtCGCCGACGGGGTTCGGGGCGGTGATGATGATGGACGACCCTCTGACGGAGGGTCCGGAGGCCGACTCGAAGCTCGTCGGCCATGCACAGGGGATGTATGCCACGGCGTCCCTCGACGAGCTCGGCCACCTGCTCATGGCCATGAACCTCGCCTTCGTGGATGGCGAGTTCAACGGTAGCACGATCACGGTGATGGGGCGCAACTCGGTGTTCGACGACGTGAGAGAGATGCCGGTCGTCGGCGGGAGCGGCAAGTTCCGGTTCGCCAGGGGCTACGCCCTCGCCAAGACCCACACGTTGGAGATGCTCACCGGGAATGCGGTGGTGGAGTATGACGTCTACGTCTTGCACCATTGA